A single Seriola aureovittata isolate HTS-2021-v1 ecotype China chromosome 19, ASM2101889v1, whole genome shotgun sequence DNA region contains:
- the fosab gene encoding v-fos FBJ murine osteosarcoma viral oncogene homolog Ab, translated as MMFTGFNAECDSSSRCSTASPSADNVGYYPSPAGSYSSLGSPQSQDFTDLTASSASFIPTVTAISTSPDLQWMVQPLISSVAPSHRAHPYTSSPSPAYPRPAMRPGASKAHGSTKRSRMEQVTPEEEEKRRIRRERNKQAAAKCRNRRRELTDTLQAETDQLEDEKSGLQNDIANLLKEKERLEFILAAHQPICKIPSELDTDFPVASISPVHPCLSTEVSSQPQTTITETSAITSSHPTFTSASNSIFSSSSSVLSTATISSSTVKMTDLDASVLEESLDLLAKTEMETARSVPEVDLSSSLYTTQDWEPLHASANNNDFEPLCTPVVTCTPANTTYTSSFVFTFPEAETFPTCGIAHRRGSNSNDQSSDSLSSPTLLAL; from the exons ATGATGTTCACCGGTTTCAACGCGGAGTGCGATTCTTCCTCCCGCTGCAGCACCGCTTCCCCATCCGCAGACAATGTGGGATATTACCCGTCACCAGCGGGATCTTACTCAAGCTTGGGATCTCCACAGTCTCAG GATTTCACTGACCTGACAGCATCAAGTGCCTCCTTCATCCCCACGGTCACAGCCATTTCAACAAGCCCGGATCTGCAGTGGATGGTCCAGCCTTTGATCTCCTCAGTGGCCCCTTCTCACAGAGCCCACCCCTACACCTCCAGCCCCAGTCCCGCCTACCCCAGACCAGCCATGAGGCCTGGAGCATCCAAGGCTCACGGCTCTACCAAGAGGAGCAGAATGGAACAG GTAAcacctgaggaggaagagaagagaagaattcgcagagagagaaataagcaGGCAGCAGCAAAATGCCGCAACAGGAGGCGAGAGCTTACAGACACTCTGCAAGCT GAAACTGATCAGCTGGAGGATGAGAAGTCCGGCCTGCAGAACGATATTGCCAACCTTctgaaggagaaggaaaggCTTGAGTTCATTCTGGCTGCCCACCAGCCCATCTGCAAAATCCCCTCAGAGCTGGACACGGATTTCCCCGTGGCCTCCATCTCTCCTGTCCACCCCTGCCTCTCCACTGAGGTGTCTTCCCAGCCACAGACCACCATCACTGAGACATCCGCCATCACTTCCAGCCACCCAACCTTCACCTCAGCCTCCAACTCAatcttctccagcagcagctccgtcCTCTCCACCGCCACCATCTCCAGCAGCACGGTCAAGATGACAGACCTAGACGCCTCCGTCCTGGAGGAGTCTCTGGATCTGCTGGCAAAGACGGAGATGGAGACAGCGCGGTCAGTACCAGAGGTCGACCTGTCCAGCTCCCTCTACACAACTCAAGACTGGGAGCCCCTTCACGCCTCAGCCAATAACAATGACTTTGAGCCCTTGTGCACACCTGTGGTGACCTGCACCCCTGCCAACACCACCTACACGTCTTCTTTTGTGTTTACCTTCCCAGAGGCAGAGACCTTCCCCACCTGTGGCATCGCCCACAGGAGAGGAAGCAACAGCAACGACCAGTCCTCTGACTCCCTCAGCTCACCAACCCTGCTGGCCCTTTAA
- the si:ch211-153j24.3 gene encoding protein c-Fos, with translation MHPDSCTEFDSSSSCSTASPGGDTPGCSQHPPDSLSSSVDSAKDSETSAADSFVPTVTAISTSPDLRWMVQPTVITSISPSSGRAKTKTHGATQLSSPAGANKAKLSSRKGQREQPSKEEEERRRIRRERNKIAAAKCRNRRRELIDTLQAETDKLEEEKSALQTEIADLLKEKERLEQVLASHKPSCKLPVNDDDDDDDEEEEEEEEVVNEDDDNTMLQDPPASPQLLSILENGKTPENNTAVGEAPIGQDMDEVPCIPDAAILGNSNILLCSSAEEEALEDLKGDDLDDLVPSLEMAVTSETAVSVPDIDLSGPFCLSDWETLYKSVANDLESLSTPVMSSSPTCSNYRTVFSFNYSEIDSLAEGCESLKGSLTASELMKDSLNSPTLLAL, from the exons ATGCATCCAGACTCCTGCACTGAGTTCGACTCCTCGTCCAGCTGTAGCACAGCATCGCCTGGCGGGGACACCCCTGGGTGCAGCCAGCATCCTCCTGACTCGCTTTCATCATCAGTGGACAGCGCCAAG GACAGTGAGACAAGTGCAGCAGACTCCTTTGTTCCGACCGTGACTGCAATCTCAACCTCGCCGGATCTAAGGTGGATGGTGCAGCCGACAGTCATCACATCTATCTCTCCGTCGTCCGGCCGCGCGAAGACAAAAACTCACGGCGCGACGCAGCTGTCTTCCCCGGCAGGTGCAAACAAGGCGAAGCTCTCCAGCAGGAAAGGGCAGAGAGAGCAG CCTtccaaagaggaggaggaaaggaggaggatcAGGAGGGAGAGGAACAAAATTGCTGCAGCAAAGTGTCGTAACAGACGGAGGGAGCTGATAGACACTCTACAAGCT GAAACTGACAAGCTTGAAGAGGAGAAGTCTGCCCTCCAGACAGAGATAGCTGACCTgctgaaggagaaggagagactgGAGCAAGTCTTAGCCTCCCACAAACCATCATGCAAACTCCctgtaaatgatgatgatgatgatgatgatgaggaagaggaggaggaggaggaggtggttaatgaagatgatgataacACAATGCTGCAGGATCCCCCGGCCTCCCCACAGTTGCTGTCCATCTTAGAGAATGGAAAAACACCAGAGAACAACACAGCAGTTGGAGAAGCCCCTATTGGTCAAGACATGGACGAGGTCCCTTGCATTCCTGATGCAGCCATTTTAGGGAACTCCAACATCCTCCTGTGTTCAAGTGCAGAAGAGGAAGCTCTGGAGGACTTAAAGGGAGATGACCTGGATGACTTGGTGCCCAGCCTGGAGATGGCAGTGACTTCTGAGACGGCTGTATCCGTCCCTGACATAGACCTGAGCGGCCCCTTCTGCCTCTCAGATTGGGAAACCCTGTACAAGTCTGTGGCGAATGACCTTGAATCTTTGAGCACACCAGTCATGTCTTCCAGTCCCACTTGTAGCAATTACCGCAcagtgttttcctttaattactCTGAGATTGATTCCTTGGCTGAGGGCTGCGAGAGCCTCAAAGGCAGCCTTACTGCGTCTGAGTTAATGAAAGATAGTCTTAACTCTCCAACACTtctggccttgtga
- the LOC130160651 gene encoding jun dimerization protein 2-like, with product MMPGQIPDPSLAAGSLPSLGPLAGISATTLTDQLKLADFRQLGTMLSPLHFLGRLGKRPLAIKTEMDEDEERRKRRREKNKVAAARCRNKKKERTDFLQRESERLEMVNSELKAQIEELRLERQQLMVMLNLHRPTCIVRTDSVKTPESEANPLLEQLSTDTK from the exons ATGATGCCGGGACAGATACCTGACCCTTCGCTGGCGGCGGGCTCCCTGCCCAGCCTGGGCCCGCTGGCGGGCATCTCGGCCACCACGCTCACTGATCAACTCAAGCTGGCTGACTTCCGGCAGCTGGGCACCATGTTGTCCCCACTGCATTTCCTGGGGAGGTTGGGGAAGAGGCCGCTCGCCATCAagacagag atggatgaagatgaagaaaggAGGAAACGGAGacgagagaaaaacaaagtagCAGCAGCACGATGCCGAAACAAAAAGAAGGAACGGACTGACTTCCTTCAAAGG GAATCGGAGCGTCTGGAGATGGTGAACTCGGAACTCAAGGCCCAGATCGAGGAGCTCCGTCTGGAGAGGCAGCAGCTAATGGTGATGCTCAATCTCCACCGGCCCACCTGCATCGTGAGAACCGATAGTGTCAAAACACCTGAGAGCGAGGCCAACCCCCTGCTGGAGCAGCTGTCCACTGACACCAAGTGA